A DNA window from Zingiber officinale cultivar Zhangliang chromosome 3A, Zo_v1.1, whole genome shotgun sequence contains the following coding sequences:
- the LOC122050612 gene encoding zinc finger protein ZAT5-like produces METPDEAASDPADIATALVKGKRTRRQRLPTPAADSSASSAASASIVDVVTEEDEDVANCLILLAHGPAFEVCPKRTPSAAAPNKFTSKRLAEATSAADGGRAGYCVYECKTCGKCFSSFQALGGHRTSHKKPKSTPALEKSTAEEEAAAAADHHMLRMGVNNYAFAKPKAPVKVHECAICGTEFSSGQALGGHMRRHRPLPPTGDVKKEKSFINLSLDLNLPAPEDEMQRPQVPPATTSFSYAAGKGPLVLPGTAPASALAVDCHY; encoded by the coding sequence ATGGAAACCCCAGATGAAGCGGCCTCCGACCCCGCCGACATCGCCACCGCGTTGGTCAAGGGCAAGCGCACCAGGCGCCAAAGGCTCCCTACGCCGGCTGCCGACTCCTCCGCCTCGTCCGCGGCCTCTGCCTCCATCGTCGACGTCGTCACCGAGGAGGACGAGGACGTAGCCAACTGCCTTATTCTGCTCGCGCATGGCCCCGCCTTCGAGGTCTGCCCCAAAAGAACTCCGAGCGCCGCCGCGCCCAACAAGTTCACCAGTAAGCGGTTGGCCGAGGCTACCTCCGCGGCCGACGGCGGCCGAGCCGGCTACTGCGTTTACGAATGCAAGACGTGCGGAAAGTGCTTCTCCTCGTTCCAGGCGCTCGGCGGCCACCGCACCAGCCACAAGAAGCCCAAGTCCACGCCGGCGCTAGAGAAATCCACGGCGGAGGAAGAGGCTGCTGCGGCGGCGGATCATCATATGCTGCGGATGGGCGTGAATAATTATGCTTTCGCGAAGCCGAAGGCGCCCGTGAAGGTCCATGAGTGTGCCATCTGCGGGACCGAGTTCAGCTCCGGACAGGCGCTGGGCGGTCACATGAGGCGGCACCGGCCGCTGCCGCCGACCGGCGACGTcaagaaggagaagagctttaTTAACCTTTCGTTGGATCTAAACCTCCCGGCGCCAGAAGACGAGATGCAGAGACCACAGGTTCCCCCAGCAACGACGTCGTTCTCCTATGCGGCCGGAAAGGGACCTCTAGTGTTGCCGGGGACAGCACCGGCATCGGCATTGGCGGTCGACTGCCATTACTAA